The Acidianus manzaensis genome has a window encoding:
- a CDS encoding universal stress protein — MSSPTYTVSLWFRRILVPIDGSENSMRALELATDFSLRYGSRLTLLHVCYDCNEVEHLRKKVDERVAGKIEYDFRTVKLGNDSSVANEILNIINQDTYDAVIMGARGTSVNSDINIGSTVLSVAANASITVIIVR, encoded by the coding sequence ATGAGTTCTCCTACATATACTGTAAGTTTATGGTTTAGAAGAATTCTAGTCCCAATTGATGGTTCAGAGAATAGTATGAGAGCATTAGAACTAGCAACAGATTTTAGTTTGAGATATGGTTCTAGGTTAACATTACTTCACGTATGTTATGACTGTAATGAAGTTGAGCATCTAAGAAAGAAGGTAGATGAAAGAGTTGCAGGTAAGATTGAATATGATTTTAGAACAGTTAAATTAGGTAATGATAGTAGCGTAGCTAATGAGATACTTAATATAATAAATCAAGATACTTATGATGCTGTAATAATGGGTGCGAGAGGAACTTCAGTTAATAGTGATATAAATATAGGATCTACAGTCTTATCTGTAGCAGCTAATGCATCAATAACTGTAATAATAGTAAGATGA
- a CDS encoding phosphorylating glyceraldehyde-3-phosphate dehydrogenase, with protein MIKVSLNGYGTIGKRVANAIILQPDMELVGIAKTSPNYEALVAQKLGYRIFVPENSVKSFEESGIKIAGTIEDMIKESDIVVDTTPNGVGAKYKETYQKFSKKAIFQGGEKANVAEVSFSALCNYDEAINKQYIRVVSCNTTALLRTICTINSVSKIEKVRATIVRRAADPKEVKKGPINSLVADPVSVPSHHAKDVNTVLKDLDIVSMAVIAPTTLMHVHLLNITLKTAVSREDVISKILETPRLVLVRGKSEITSTAEIIEVARDLGKLRNDIPEVVIFEDSIYTKGNELFLMYAVHQESIVVPENIDAIRASMNLASKNESIRITNATLNIKGGYLI; from the coding sequence ATGATTAAAGTTTCATTAAATGGATATGGAACTATAGGTAAGAGAGTAGCTAATGCAATTATTTTACAGCCTGATATGGAGTTAGTAGGTATAGCTAAAACTTCGCCAAATTATGAGGCTTTAGTAGCGCAGAAGTTAGGATATAGAATTTTTGTACCTGAAAATTCGGTTAAGAGTTTCGAAGAAAGTGGAATAAAAATTGCAGGAACAATAGAAGATATGATTAAAGAATCTGATATAGTAGTTGATACTACGCCTAATGGAGTAGGAGCTAAGTACAAAGAAACCTATCAAAAGTTTTCTAAGAAGGCTATATTTCAAGGTGGAGAAAAAGCAAATGTTGCAGAAGTATCTTTTTCTGCTCTTTGTAATTATGATGAGGCAATTAATAAGCAATATATAAGAGTTGTTTCGTGTAATACGACTGCATTATTAAGAACAATTTGTACTATTAATAGTGTAAGCAAAATTGAAAAAGTTAGAGCTACAATAGTTAGGAGAGCAGCAGATCCTAAGGAAGTAAAAAAAGGTCCTATTAATTCTTTAGTAGCAGATCCAGTATCTGTTCCAAGTCATCACGCTAAGGATGTAAATACAGTATTAAAAGATCTAGATATTGTTAGCATGGCTGTTATAGCTCCTACTACGCTTATGCATGTTCATCTTCTTAATATTACTTTGAAAACTGCAGTAAGTAGGGAAGATGTTATATCTAAGATTTTAGAAACTCCTAGATTAGTTTTAGTTAGAGGTAAATCAGAAATAACTTCAACTGCAGAAATAATAGAGGTTGCTAGAGATTTGGGTAAATTAAGAAACGATATCCCTGAAGTAGTGATATTTGAAGATTCAATTTATACTAAGGGGAATGAGCTATTTTTAATGTATGCAGTGCATCAAGAGTCTATTGTTGTTCCAGAAAATATTGATGCTATAAGAGCTTCAATGAATTTAGCTTCTAAGAATGAATCTATAAGAATTACTAATGCTACGTTAAATATAAAGGGAGGGTATTTAATATGA
- a CDS encoding phosphoglycerate kinase — protein sequence MIKINNLQIPTLDDVDFVGKKLLVRIDINSPVDPKTGELLDDSRIKAYIPTIKELLEKGNSIVLISHQGRPGDSDFISLNEHANLLNKYLGFNVEFVEDVMGPYAREKIKNMNKGEIILLDNVRFVSEELIEAPPSQHAKSYLVRRLYPLFEGYVNDAFAASHRSQASLVGFPMLLKSSVGRVMEREVSALAKVFNPEDFPKVFVLGGGKVLDSLRIIENLVKRRLADRILTGGLIAELFALAKGLDLGRENMQILEKKGLISLVPRARRILLSGGPIEIPVDFKVEKEGGKIVEEPSNKVSGIIKDIGSTTMEIYSSFIKDAKLIVMRGPMGVIEDERFRDGSKKILENALESQGYLIIGGGHMISMLGGTAEVNSSKVHVSTGGGALLLFLAGETLPALEALDISSKEAIKK from the coding sequence CTGATAAAGATAAATAATCTCCAGATTCCTACTTTAGACGATGTTGATTTTGTTGGAAAGAAATTATTGGTTAGAATTGATATTAATTCTCCAGTTGATCCTAAAACTGGTGAGTTATTGGATGATTCTAGAATTAAGGCTTATATTCCTACAATAAAGGAACTTTTAGAAAAAGGTAATTCAATTGTTTTAATCTCACATCAAGGAAGGCCTGGAGATAGCGATTTTATATCTCTTAATGAACATGCTAATCTTCTCAATAAATATTTGGGGTTTAATGTAGAATTCGTAGAAGATGTAATGGGGCCTTATGCGAGAGAAAAAATAAAAAATATGAATAAAGGAGAAATAATTCTTTTAGACAATGTTAGATTTGTATCTGAAGAACTTATAGAAGCTCCTCCATCCCAGCACGCTAAGAGTTATTTAGTTAGAAGATTATATCCTCTTTTTGAAGGTTATGTTAATGATGCATTTGCAGCTTCGCATAGAAGTCAAGCCAGTCTTGTAGGTTTTCCTATGCTTTTAAAATCTTCAGTAGGTAGAGTAATGGAACGTGAAGTTTCTGCATTAGCTAAAGTTTTTAATCCTGAAGATTTCCCTAAGGTTTTTGTCTTAGGTGGAGGTAAGGTTTTAGATAGTTTAAGGATAATAGAAAACCTAGTTAAGAGAAGGTTAGCAGACAGAATTTTGACTGGAGGTCTTATTGCAGAATTATTTGCGTTAGCCAAAGGCTTAGATCTAGGTAGAGAAAATATGCAAATTCTAGAGAAAAAAGGTTTGATTTCTTTAGTTCCTAGAGCCAGGAGAATATTATTATCTGGTGGGCCAATAGAAATTCCTGTTGATTTTAAAGTTGAAAAAGAAGGTGGTAAAATAGTAGAAGAACCAAGTAACAAAGTTTCTGGTATTATAAAAGATATAGGTAGCACAACTATGGAGATATACTCGTCATTTATTAAAGATGCAAAGCTGATAGTAATGAGAGGTCCTATGGGAGTTATTGAAGATGAAAGATTTAGGGATGGGAGCAAGAAAATTCTAGAAAACGCTTTAGAGAGCCAAGGTTATCTAATAATTGGTGGAGGTCATATGATAAGTATGCTAGGTGGAACAGCTGAAGTAAATTCGTCTAAAGTTCATGTTAGTACAGGTGGTGGAGCTTTATTGCTCTTCTTAGCCGGAGAGACTTTACCAGCCTTAGAAGCGTTAGATATTTCAAGTAAAGAGGCGATTAAGAAATGA
- a CDS encoding ribbon-helix-helix protein, CopG family codes for MKVITFKAEDDLLQKLDLYAVNKRLSRSEIIRDAIKKYLET; via the coding sequence ATGAAAGTAATAACATTTAAAGCAGAAGATGATTTACTTCAAAAATTAGACCTTTATGCAGTAAATAAAAGGCTCTCTAGAAGTGAAATAATAAGAGACGCTATAAAAAAATACCTTGAAACCTAA
- a CDS encoding SufD family Fe-S cluster assembly protein — MPLLDLESSKQYLNFFKDKTSREDLFLLYERLPFQVINDSPTVKHYTRWSVLDSLNLKIDRPSAKNIEEKQKEYTIIQIVNNNDIQKVMEDSFTNSLISPEEHKLVALTLALSKKLSINKGGKYFIHHYTDQDIFSPLNIEINVPENESADIIYYSESLSQKSMNSAVISISVNQNSVANLTIVTKGNNSYNFTYSKAKIKGDLKSYIISSGLAEGHLEYHSYLDEGAQAFFSSRALGIEKNNIDVLTNVYHEGKKSISNGFMKAVASGSSFVITRGNATINENAYDCSTSIIGRAIMIGKEASAAVAPMLEVKTGRVITAKHSAAVSRVPEDLIFYLQNRGFDRKTAEGMIIRGFLEDEGDTEIVKNLIGQIMSTLGY, encoded by the coding sequence TTGCCTCTTCTAGACCTAGAATCCTCAAAGCAATATCTAAATTTTTTTAAAGATAAAACTTCAAGAGAAGATTTATTTCTTTTATATGAAAGACTTCCTTTTCAAGTTATCAATGATTCTCCTACAGTAAAACACTATACTAGATGGTCCGTATTAGACTCATTAAATTTGAAGATTGATAGGCCATCTGCAAAAAATATAGAAGAGAAACAAAAGGAATATACTATCATTCAAATAGTAAATAATAATGATATACAAAAAGTCATGGAGGACTCTTTTACCAATTCTTTAATCTCACCAGAAGAACATAAACTTGTTGCTTTAACTTTAGCATTATCAAAAAAACTTAGCATAAACAAAGGTGGTAAATATTTCATCCATCATTATACAGATCAAGATATATTTTCTCCATTAAATATAGAAATAAATGTCCCAGAAAACGAATCAGCAGACATAATTTATTACTCAGAATCCTTAAGCCAAAAATCTATGAACTCCGCAGTAATTTCTATCTCAGTAAATCAAAATTCCGTAGCAAATCTAACTATAGTAACAAAAGGAAATAACTCATATAATTTCACTTATTCCAAAGCTAAAATCAAAGGAGACTTAAAATCATATATAATTTCTTCCGGATTAGCAGAAGGCCACTTAGAATATCATTCATACTTAGATGAAGGAGCACAAGCATTCTTTAGCTCTAGAGCACTAGGAATTGAGAAAAACAATATAGACGTTTTAACTAACGTTTATCATGAAGGTAAAAAAAGCATAAGTAACGGATTTATGAAAGCAGTAGCATCTGGAAGCTCATTTGTTATAACTAGAGGAAACGCAACAATAAACGAAAATGCCTACGATTGTTCCACTTCAATAATTGGAAGAGCTATAATGATAGGAAAAGAAGCTTCAGCAGCAGTGGCTCCAATGTTAGAAGTAAAAACAGGAAGAGTAATTACAGCAAAACATTCAGCTGCAGTATCAAGAGTGCCAGAAGATCTAATCTTTTACTTACAAAATAGAGGATTTGATAGAAAAACAGCTGAAGGTATGATAATAAGAGGATTTTTAGAAGATGAAGGAGACACAGAAATAGTAAAGAATCTAATAGGTCAAATAATGTCTACATTAGGTTATTAG
- the sufB gene encoding Fe-S cluster assembly protein SufB, with protein sequence MTEEKLSVDINEILNAAIESRNNNLNQIEFHRRVVESGLSRSTIEAISKAKKEPEWMLKLRLRALELFEKLPTPNWLPEVLSSLNVSNLELYIKPDVEKTNNWDNIPKEIKNYYDNLGIPDSEKKFLGGLVAVFESEPIYSSVKQELEKKGVIMMPPEDAMQKYPDLFKQYFMKIFPASDHKFAALHAALWSGGVFVYVPKGVKITTPVEGFFVIGTEMEGQFEHTLVVADEDSYIHFIEGCSAPQFKNYSFHDGMVELYAKKNAHIKFTTIQNWSKNVINFNNKRAWADENAVVEWVEGSLGSKYSFVYPSTILRGQNASSTSLVVTLASAEGDWKDSGSKMIHAAPNTRSRVINKNIGFNGGVNVYRGLIKVNEGAKGSKAFVKCDSLMLDEKTKAYTFPHNQVFEEDADVAHEAHTFRMSEDQLFYLMNRGIGEKEATSILVLGFIDEIMKELPFEYATMLNKVIKLELDKLGAVA encoded by the coding sequence ATGACAGAAGAAAAATTATCAGTTGATATAAATGAGATTCTTAATGCTGCTATAGAATCAAGAAATAATAACTTAAATCAGATTGAATTTCATAGAAGAGTAGTTGAATCAGGATTATCTAGAAGTACAATAGAAGCTATATCAAAAGCTAAAAAAGAACCAGAGTGGATGTTAAAATTAAGATTAAGAGCATTAGAATTATTTGAAAAATTACCAACTCCAAATTGGTTACCCGAAGTCTTAAGCTCACTCAATGTATCTAACTTAGAATTATATATAAAACCAGATGTAGAAAAAACTAATAACTGGGATAATATTCCTAAAGAAATAAAGAATTATTACGATAATTTAGGTATTCCAGATTCAGAAAAGAAATTCTTAGGAGGATTAGTAGCAGTATTTGAATCAGAGCCAATATATTCAAGCGTAAAACAAGAATTAGAGAAAAAAGGAGTCATAATGATGCCACCAGAAGATGCAATGCAAAAATATCCAGATTTATTTAAACAATACTTTATGAAGATCTTCCCAGCATCAGATCATAAGTTTGCAGCATTACACGCAGCATTATGGAGTGGAGGAGTATTTGTATATGTGCCTAAAGGAGTAAAAATAACTACACCAGTAGAAGGATTCTTTGTAATAGGTACAGAAATGGAAGGTCAATTTGAGCATACACTAGTTGTAGCAGACGAAGACTCATATATACATTTCATAGAAGGATGCTCAGCACCACAATTTAAGAACTATTCCTTCCATGATGGAATGGTAGAATTATATGCTAAGAAGAACGCTCATATAAAATTCACCACAATACAAAATTGGAGTAAAAATGTAATAAACTTCAACAATAAAAGAGCTTGGGCAGACGAGAATGCAGTAGTAGAATGGGTAGAAGGATCGTTAGGATCCAAATATAGTTTTGTATATCCATCAACAATCCTAAGAGGCCAAAACGCATCATCAACAAGCCTAGTAGTTACTTTGGCATCAGCAGAAGGAGACTGGAAAGATAGTGGATCAAAAATGATACATGCTGCTCCTAATACAAGAAGCAGAGTTATAAACAAGAACATCGGATTTAATGGAGGAGTTAACGTATATAGAGGATTAATAAAGGTAAATGAAGGAGCTAAAGGGTCTAAAGCATTTGTAAAGTGCGATTCACTAATGCTTGATGAAAAAACTAAGGCATATACATTCCCCCATAATCAAGTCTTTGAAGAAGATGCAGACGTAGCTCATGAAGCCCATACTTTCAGAATGAGCGAAGATCAATTATTCTATTTAATGAATAGAGGAATAGGAGAAAAGGAAGCGACATCAATATTAGTCCTAGGATTTATAGATGAAATAATGAAGGAATTACCATTTGAATATGCTACAATGCTAAATAAGGTTATTAAGTTAGAATTAGATAAACTAGGAGCAGTGGCTTAA
- the sufC gene encoding Fe-S cluster assembly ATPase SufC — MSTLKIEDLHVEVEGKEVLKGINLEIKSGEIHALMGPNGSGKTTLSLAIMGHPKYKITKGKILLDDEDITNLETDEKVKKGLFLAFQNPIEIAGVKLSTLLVAEYNRAQNTNASVMEVFSKIREMSRSVGVTDSLLNRGVFEGFSGGEKKRIEILQMQLLKPKFAILDEPDSGVDVDGLKIISDMIKKIKEENNTGYLIITHYRRILDYVNADKVHVLNRGKIIASGSMELAKLIDEKGYEGVINK, encoded by the coding sequence ATGTCAACATTAAAAATCGAAGATCTTCACGTAGAAGTTGAAGGTAAAGAAGTACTAAAAGGTATAAATTTAGAAATAAAAAGTGGAGAAATTCACGCATTAATGGGACCAAACGGAAGTGGAAAAACTACACTCTCATTAGCAATAATGGGACATCCAAAATATAAAATAACAAAAGGAAAAATACTATTAGATGACGAAGATATAACTAATCTAGAAACAGATGAGAAAGTTAAAAAAGGATTATTTTTAGCATTTCAAAACCCAATAGAAATAGCTGGAGTAAAACTTTCCACATTGTTAGTAGCAGAATACAATAGAGCTCAAAACACTAATGCATCAGTTATGGAAGTATTTTCAAAAATAAGAGAAATGTCTAGATCAGTAGGAGTAACTGACTCCCTTTTAAATAGAGGAGTTTTTGAAGGATTTAGCGGAGGAGAAAAAAAGAGAATAGAAATATTACAAATGCAATTATTAAAACCAAAATTTGCTATATTAGATGAGCCAGACTCAGGAGTAGACGTAGATGGATTAAAAATAATATCTGATATGATAAAGAAAATTAAAGAAGAAAATAATACTGGATATTTAATTATAACACACTATAGAAGAATTTTAGATTACGTAAATGCAGATAAAGTTCACGTGCTAAACAGAGGAAAAATAATAGCAAGCGGAAGTATGGAGTTAGCAAAACTAATTGATGAGAAAGGATACGAAGGCGTAATAAACAAATAA
- a CDS encoding AbrB/MazE/SpoVT family DNA-binding domain-containing protein: MEDFNNSKDIETRKVQKLGSSSLFITLPKKWINKWNIKPGDKILIEISDDGALKLLAEKIKLLSSRRSVRIDIDSLKQPISNVILCLYTLGYDEIVFESKKSIIQKDIEDLITTTKQVVGAEITEASENRVKVECLLDAEKVGLESLLRRMLNIISRKIDEIIAELSNEPLKDNGINQEDLKRVYLMLLRHSMGSKYDMSNSLNKNILVMMNAVILLNISKNIDKIHDIMLKPDSLNTADISNIKDILHKVNDLLDEVVMSILFPSLKRISNGLTLVSQIKELLSELNIKDTLLFSYISNTVEQLQTALENSSCTLFLEDMPWIERNFNVIR, encoded by the coding sequence TTGGAAGATTTTAACAACTCAAAAGATATTGAGACAAGAAAGGTTCAGAAGTTAGGTTCATCTTCTTTATTTATTACATTACCTAAGAAATGGATAAATAAATGGAATATAAAGCCCGGTGATAAAATACTTATTGAAATATCTGATGATGGAGCACTGAAGTTACTAGCAGAAAAAATTAAATTATTATCTAGTCGTAGATCAGTAAGAATAGATATAGATTCATTAAAACAGCCTATTTCTAACGTTATTTTATGCTTATATACACTTGGATATGATGAGATTGTTTTTGAATCCAAAAAATCTATTATTCAGAAAGATATTGAAGACTTAATAACTACTACAAAACAAGTAGTAGGAGCTGAAATCACAGAAGCATCTGAAAATAGAGTAAAAGTAGAATGCCTACTTGACGCAGAAAAAGTTGGACTAGAATCATTACTAAGGAGAATGTTAAATATTATATCTAGAAAAATTGATGAAATAATAGCAGAATTATCCAACGAGCCACTAAAAGATAATGGAATAAACCAAGAAGACCTAAAAAGAGTTTACTTAATGTTACTTAGACACTCAATGGGGAGTAAATACGATATGTCAAATAGCTTAAACAAAAATATACTAGTTATGATGAATGCAGTAATTTTACTTAATATATCGAAAAATATTGATAAAATACACGATATTATGCTAAAGCCTGATAGTCTTAATACTGCAGATATTTCAAACATAAAAGATATTTTACATAAAGTAAACGATCTACTTGACGAAGTAGTTATGTCAATATTATTCCCTAGTTTAAAGAGAATTTCAAATGGACTTACACTAGTATCACAAATTAAAGAATTATTATCAGAGCTAAATATAAAAGATACATTACTATTTAGTTATATAAGTAATACAGTAGAGCAACTACAAACAGCTCTAGAGAATTCTTCTTGTACATTATTTTTAGAAGATATGCCATGGATAGAAAGAAACTTTAATGTGATAAGATAA
- a CDS encoding proteasome assembly chaperone family protein: MEEFEIKENYIPTLSKPSYMLVGLPDAGLVGEISTEFLIENLNLKEFGELYSRRYIPPIMHITNGVAKSPLRTYHGNNLLVLHSWTALPASSAYPLADFVVKYAQKYGINTIISITGVPVQDRLDLDKPKAYWISSNLELSEELEKINLAEKFGDGYIAGPYAPILLESSRNGIRNMVIVVESFLDIPDPEASAIALNLVSKYVGFKIDTSSLIQEAEDIRSKIKGLMEQTKKELPSYSSKPMTYA, translated from the coding sequence ATGGAAGAATTTGAAATAAAGGAGAATTATATTCCTACTTTATCTAAACCTTCGTATATGTTGGTAGGACTACCAGATGCAGGATTAGTAGGGGAAATCTCTACTGAATTTCTAATAGAGAATTTGAATTTAAAGGAATTTGGAGAATTATATTCTAGAAGATATATTCCCCCTATTATGCATATAACTAATGGAGTAGCTAAATCTCCATTACGAACATACCATGGAAATAATCTTTTAGTATTACACTCTTGGACTGCTCTTCCAGCATCATCTGCTTATCCATTAGCCGATTTTGTTGTAAAGTATGCACAAAAATATGGTATCAATACTATAATATCAATAACTGGTGTTCCAGTTCAAGATAGGTTAGATTTAGATAAACCTAAAGCATACTGGATATCTAGTAATTTAGAATTGTCAGAAGAGTTAGAAAAGATCAATCTAGCAGAAAAATTTGGAGACGGTTATATAGCGGGACCATATGCTCCTATACTTTTAGAATCTTCTAGAAATGGAATAAGAAATATGGTAATAGTTGTAGAGTCATTTTTAGATATTCCAGATCCAGAAGCTTCTGCTATAGCCTTAAACTTAGTGTCTAAATATGTAGGTTTTAAAATAGATACTAGCTCGCTAATCCAGGAAGCTGAAGATATACGTTCAAAAATTAAAGGATTAATGGAGCAGACAAAGAAAGAGCTTCCATCTTATTCATCTAAACCAATGACTTACGCGTGA
- the gcvH gene encoding glycine cleavage system protein GcvH has product MGEIKFGKYIILDSLLYTDTDEYVKIEGEIATIGITDYAQKKLRDIVGIELPTLDTKVRAGDVVCTVESVKAASDIYSPLSGIIIEVNEKLLSSPELMNKDPYGEGWIFKIKMTNQEETKSLLTPERYIEKIKNSGD; this is encoded by the coding sequence TTGGGAGAAATAAAATTTGGAAAATATATAATTTTAGATAGTTTACTGTATACTGATACAGATGAATATGTAAAAATAGAAGGAGAGATAGCTACTATAGGCATAACAGATTATGCACAAAAGAAATTAAGAGATATTGTTGGAATAGAACTCCCTACTTTAGATACTAAAGTAAGAGCTGGAGACGTAGTATGCACAGTAGAATCTGTAAAAGCAGCTTCAGATATTTACTCGCCACTTTCTGGAATAATTATTGAGGTAAATGAAAAATTATTGTCAAGTCCTGAATTAATGAATAAAGACCCTTATGGAGAAGGATGGATATTCAAGATAAAAATGACGAATCAAGAGGAAACTAAAAGTCTATTAACTCCGGAAAGATATATTGAAAAGATTAAAAACTCTGGTGATTAA
- the gcvT gene encoding glycine cleavage system aminomethyltransferase GcvT, whose translation MFRTPLLNIEEKLGANFGEFANWQMPMSFSSYLDEHMAIRQECGFFDLSHMGRLRIKGKKEELENLVTRKLDIENFSMIGPSAMLNEKAGFIDDIMVYKVSDEEFLMVTNAINREKDIQWIKKNSNLEVEDLTFDFVMIAVQGRKVWNYIDKVDLQPLHFSLNTKFLGENVFLLSRSGWTGEDGIEVWADIKTGEKLIMKLADLKIKPAGLITRDSIRQEMGFVLYGEDIDEDTNPIEARYWIFDLDKDFIGKDKLLYYLTEGVSKYRIGFKLQKNLRIIPRHGNKIKILNHEIGEVTSSTYSPYLSRAIGMGYIKSQYPVIGFHVNIDIRGKEYRAKISDFPLF comes from the coding sequence ATGTTTAGAACACCTCTTTTAAATATAGAAGAAAAGTTAGGAGCGAATTTTGGTGAGTTTGCAAATTGGCAAATGCCTATGAGTTTTTCTTCATATTTGGATGAACACATGGCTATTAGGCAAGAATGTGGATTTTTTGATCTTAGCCATATGGGTAGGCTAAGGATAAAGGGAAAAAAAGAAGAGCTAGAGAATTTAGTAACTAGAAAACTCGATATTGAAAATTTTTCAATGATAGGACCTTCAGCTATGCTTAATGAAAAAGCAGGATTTATAGATGATATAATGGTATACAAAGTTTCAGATGAAGAGTTTTTAATGGTTACTAATGCAATAAATAGAGAAAAAGATATTCAATGGATAAAAAAGAATTCCAATTTAGAAGTCGAAGATTTAACCTTTGATTTTGTTATGATTGCAGTACAAGGAAGGAAAGTCTGGAATTATATAGATAAAGTAGATTTGCAACCATTACATTTTAGTTTAAATACTAAATTTCTAGGAGAAAACGTGTTTCTTTTAAGCAGATCAGGATGGACTGGAGAAGATGGAATAGAAGTTTGGGCAGATATAAAAACAGGAGAAAAGTTGATTATGAAGCTAGCTGACCTAAAAATAAAGCCAGCAGGCTTAATAACAAGAGACAGTATAAGGCAAGAAATGGGTTTTGTACTTTACGGAGAAGATATTGATGAAGACACTAATCCAATAGAAGCTAGATATTGGATTTTTGATCTAGACAAAGATTTTATAGGTAAAGATAAGTTATTATATTATTTAACTGAAGGCGTATCTAAATATAGAATAGGATTTAAGTTACAGAAAAATCTTAGAATTATTCCTAGACATGGAAATAAAATAAAAATCTTAAACCATGAAATTGGTGAAGTAACAAGTTCTACTTATTCTCCTTATTTATCTAGAGCAATAGGTATGGGGTATATAAAATCGCAATATCCAGTTATAGGTTTTCATGTAAATATAGACATTAGAGGAAAAGAATATAGAGCTAAAATCTCTGACTTTCCATTATTTTAG